The sequence below is a genomic window from Streptomyces sp. NBC_00289.
CCCGAGCCGGAGGCGGAGGAACCCCCGGCTCCCGCGGCCTCGGCCGGTGCCGGTTCCGCCTACGCGGACGTCCTCATGCCCCGTTCCGTCGGCAGCCATCGCGACCGCCTCGTCGGCGCGACGGACCGCCAGGCCGAGGCGGACGGCGTCCGGCCGGGCCGCCGCGCGGCGGTCCCGAGCTGGGACGAGATCGTGTTCGGGACCCGGCGCAAGAAGCAGGAGTAGTCGCTTCGACGGGTGAGGGCCCACTGCCGGTCGGCAGTGGGCCCTCACCCGTGCGTCAGCTGGTCGCCCCGCTCCTACTGCGGATCGGCGCCCACGGCCACCGGCCGCTCGGGGTCCGACGACCACTGGGACCACGAACCCACGTACAGCGCGGCCGGGATGCCCGCCACCGCGAGCGCCAGCACCTCGTGGGCACCGGAGACCCCGGAACCGCAGTACACGCCGACATCCGTCCCGTCGGAGGCTCCGAGTTCCCTGAAGCGTGCGGCCAGGTCCTCCGCGGGCAGGAAACGCCCGTCCGTTCCCACGTTCTGTGTCGTGGGCGCGGACACGGCGCCCGGAATGTGGCCGCCGACCCGGTCGATCGGCTCCACCTCACCCCGGTACCGCTCCCCCGCTCGCGCGTCGAACAACACGCCGGACCGCGCCAGCGCCGCGGCCCCGTCCGCGTCGAGCAACCGCACGGCTCCGGGCGCGGGTTCGAAGTCACCCTCCGCCGAAGGCTTCGGCGTCGCCGTCTCCAGCGCCCCCTTCCAGGACGTCAAGCCGCCGTCGAGCACCCGCACGTCCGGGTGACCCGTCCAGCGCAGCAGCCACCACGCGCGGGCAGCCGCCCAACCCTGTCCGCCGTCGTACACGATCACCGGCCTCCCGGAGGAGACACCCGCCCCGCGCATGGCGGCGCCGAACTCCGCGACGTCGGGCAGCGGATGGCGACCGCCGGCGCCGGGAGCGGCCGCGAGTTCCCTGTCCAGGTCGACGAAGACCGCGCCGGGAAGGTGCCCGGCCTCGTAGGCGGCCCGGCCGTCGAAGGGCGGTTCACCGGCCGCCTTGGCGACGCTGAGCTGCCAGCGGACGTCGAGCAGGACCGGCGGGTTCTCACCCGCCAGGTCGCTCTCGAGTTGCGATGCGGAGATGATGGCGTTCATGGTCACCATCCTTGCGCACGGGGTGGCCGCATCGTCCAGGTCCGGCTACTCTGCTCGGCCGGACAGCTCCGATCACGAGGCGTACGGGATCGGGCACATGCTGTACAGCCGATCGACATCCGTCGGCAACCGCACCGAAACGGACGAGAAGCCGCACACCGGGCATCCTCCGGTATCGGGCCCCGCACCCGTGCGGCGCGCCCGGAGCGCCTCGCACCACGCGCGGTGCGAGCATCGGCACAGGGTCCGCACAACGGACGCAACGCGGCCACCGCGAGGGGCCGAGAAGAGAGAGAGTGGCGATGACCGAAGCACGTGGGTCGGCCGGCCGGAACGGCGACACGCACGCTCGGTACGCGCCCGGCACACCCTGCTGGGTGAGTCTGATGGTGCACGGGCTGGCAGCGACCCAGGACTTCTACGGCGCGCTGTTCGGCTGGGAGTTCCAGCCCGGCCCCCAGCAGCTGGGTCCCTACGTGCGGGCGCTGCTGGACGGCCACGAGGTGGCGGGCATCGGCCAGCTGCCGCCCGACCGGCATCTGCCCATCGCCTGGACCCCGTACCTCGCCTCGGACGACGTGGACCTGACCGCTGAAACGGTCCGGCTGTGCGGCGGCACGCTCGGCGTGGGCCCGCTGGACGCCGCCGAGGACGGGCGCCTGGCCATCTGCTCCGACCCGTCCGGCGCCGTCTTCGGCGTCTGGCAGCCGCTCGCCCGGCTGGGCATGACCATCACGGGCGTCCCCGGCGCTCCCGCCTGGAACGAACTGGTGACCTTCGAGACGGCGGGCGTCGCCAAGTTCTACGAGGCGGTGTTCGGTTACTCGGAGGAAGCGGTGGCCTCCGCCGACGTGGACTACGTGACCCTGCGCATCGGGGGCCGCCCGGTCGCCGGACTCCACGGCGTGGGCGACGCCCTGCCCCGCGACCGGGGTCCGCACTGGATGACGTACTTCGAAGTGGCCGACGTCGACGAGGCGGCCGGACGGCTGGTGGACCTGGGCGGGCATGTCCTCAAGCCGCCCCGGGACAGCGCACACGGGCGCGTGGCCGAGGTGGCCGATCCCGAAGGAGCCAGGTTCTCGCTGCTGCAGAACCCGCGCTGACCTCTGGCCGCCGTCCGCGCGGGCCAGGACCGGCCCGCCCGGGCACGCGAGCTCAGACCGACGGCACCGGCAGCACATCCGGCGACAGCGCCGCCGCCCGTGCCGTCGCGGCCGTCATACGGCGGCGGTGATGCCGTCGGCACAGCACCTCGTAGCCGACGGCATCCGCCTGGTCGACGTCGCCGACGACCACCTGCTCACCCTCGACCACCATCTCGCCGCCGGTCGTGCGGGCGTTGTGCGTGGCGCGGGCGCCGCACCAGCACAGGGCCTCGACCTGGAGGACCTCGACACGGTCGGCCAGTTCCACGAGCCGCTGCGAGCCGGGGAACAGCTTGGAGCGGAAGTCGGTCGTGATGCCGAAGGCGTAGACCTCCAGGCCCAGGTCGTCGACCAGGCGCGCGAGCTGGTCGATCTGCTCCGGCGCGAGGAACTGCGCCTCGTCCGCGATCACGTAGTCGGCGCGCCCGCCCTGCGACAGGTGGTCGACGAGGTAGCCGTACAGGTCCTGTCCGTCCTCGACCTCGACCGCGTCCGTCACCAGGCCGAGGCGTGAGGACAGCTTCCCCTCGCCGGCGCGGTCGTCGCGGGTGAAGATCATGCCCACGAGGCCGCGTGCCGAGCGGTTGTGCTCGATCTGCAGAGCCAGGGTGGACTTCCCGCAGTCCATGGTTCCGGAGAAGAACACCAGCTCGGGCATGGGAGGTTGAGCACCTTTCGGCATGGGAGGGCGGTGGCTGGAACGGGGTGGAACGTCAGGAGCGTACTTCGAGCAGCGGGACCAACTGCTCGGCAGGGGTCATCGAGCCGTGGTTGCCGACCATCGCCGACTCCTTGGGCTCCCGCTCGGAGGCGATGATCAGGACGTCGTCCCGCGCGGCGGCCACCACGTCGCCGATACGGTCGTACACCCGCGCGTCGAAGCGATCGGGCTGCCCGAACCAGCCGGCCGCGATCGCCTCGTCCCGCGAGGCCACCCAGAACTGCTCGCCGAGGACCTCGCGCCAGCAGGTCAGGACGTCGTTCTCGGCGCCCGGGACCGCGTAGACGTGGCGGGCGCGGCCCTCGCCGCCCAGCAGGGCGACTCCGGCGCGCAGTTCCCAGTCCTCGTCGAAGTCGATGCGGTGCTGCTCGTCGAAGGGGACGTCGATCATGCCGTGGTCGGCGGTGACGTAGAGCGCGGTGCGCGGCGGCAGCTGCTCGGCCAGCCGCTGGACGAGGCGGTCGACACACATGAGCTGGCCGCGCCAGGAGTCCGAGTCGACGCCGAAGCGGTGGCCGGCCCCGTCGAGTTCGGCGTAGTACGTGTAGACCAGGGAGCGGTCGCCGACGGCCAGTTGTTCGGCCGCGAGGTCCATGCGCTCCTCGCCGGTCAGCCGCCCGTGAAACGTTCCGCCACTGAGCGCGACCTTGGTCAGCGGGGTGTTCTGGAAGGTGGGCGAGGACACCTGGGCGGCGTGCACACCGGCCGCGTCGGCCAGCTGGAAGACGGTGGGGTACGGCTGCCAGGCGCCGGGTGACGTCCACGGCTGCCAGCGCAGCTGGTTCATCAGCGCGCCGGTCTCCGGGTTGCGCACGGTGTACCCGGGCAGACCGTGGGCGCCGGGGGGCAGGCCGGTGCCGACGGAGGCGAGGGAGGTCGCGGTGGTCGCCGGGTAGCCGGTGGTCAGGGGGCGCCCGGTGTTTCCGCGCGAGCTGCCGAGGAGCGAGGTCATGAAGGGGGCCTCGTCCGGATGGGCCCGCAGCTGCTCCCAGCCGAGGCCGTCGATCAGGAAGACGCAGTTCCGGTCGGTGGGGGTCAGCTCGGTGATCGAGGCGGTCATCCCCGGTACGGCCATGCCCGCGGCCAGCGTGGGCAGCAGGTCCGCGAGCGAACCGGAGCCGTACTCCGGGACGGGCGCGGAGTCGACGGCGAGGGGTTCCGGGAGCGGGCCCCAGGCGGTGGGCTGCGCCATCAGCGGGTGACGTCCGCGGTCGCTTCGGAGATGGCCTGGGCGAAGGTGAGCGCCTGGCGCACCGTCTCCGGGCCGTCCCCTGCCTCGCTGACCCGCAGGCTGAGGTCGTCGGCCGTCGAGCTGCCCGTGTAGCCGTGATCGGCCTCGCAGTTGGGGTCACCGCAGGCGGCCGGCTCGAGGTCGATGCGGGAGACGGCGCCCCAGCCGATGGTCAGCACGATCTCGCGGGGCAGCGTGCCCGGCGCGTAGGACTCCGGGTTGGCGACCACGCGGCTGACCACGACCGACGAAATCCGGCCGATCTTCACCGACTCCGTGGACGTGGTGGCATACGGCGTC
It includes:
- a CDS encoding DUF5998 family protein; this translates as MDVMAKTSTTTQGLRAAIERSGYYPALVAEAVEAAVGGEPVRSYLVHQETTFDQNEVRRHVTVLVLTGNRFIVSHTDEQAADSTSPTPYATTSTESVKIGRISSVVVSRVVANPESYAPGTLPREIVLTIGWGAVSRIDLEPAACGDPNCEADHGYTGSSTADDLSLRVSEAGDGPETVRQALTFAQAISEATADVTR
- a CDS encoding alkaline phosphatase family protein — encoded protein: MAQPTAWGPLPEPLAVDSAPVPEYGSGSLADLLPTLAAGMAVPGMTASITELTPTDRNCVFLIDGLGWEQLRAHPDEAPFMTSLLGSSRGNTGRPLTTGYPATTATSLASVGTGLPPGAHGLPGYTVRNPETGALMNQLRWQPWTSPGAWQPYPTVFQLADAAGVHAAQVSSPTFQNTPLTKVALSGGTFHGRLTGEERMDLAAEQLAVGDRSLVYTYYAELDGAGHRFGVDSDSWRGQLMCVDRLVQRLAEQLPPRTALYVTADHGMIDVPFDEQHRIDFDEDWELRAGVALLGGEGRARHVYAVPGAENDVLTCWREVLGEQFWVASRDEAIAAGWFGQPDRFDARVYDRIGDVVAAARDDVLIIASEREPKESAMVGNHGSMTPAEQLVPLLEVRS
- a CDS encoding sulfurtransferase gives rise to the protein MNAIISASQLESDLAGENPPVLLDVRWQLSVAKAAGEPPFDGRAAYEAGHLPGAVFVDLDRELAAAPGAGGRHPLPDVAEFGAAMRGAGVSSGRPVIVYDGGQGWAAARAWWLLRWTGHPDVRVLDGGLTSWKGALETATPKPSAEGDFEPAPGAVRLLDADGAAALARSGVLFDARAGERYRGEVEPIDRVGGHIPGAVSAPTTQNVGTDGRFLPAEDLAARFRELGASDGTDVGVYCGSGVSGAHEVLALAVAGIPAALYVGSWSQWSSDPERPVAVGADPQ
- a CDS encoding VOC family protein → MTEARGSAGRNGDTHARYAPGTPCWVSLMVHGLAATQDFYGALFGWEFQPGPQQLGPYVRALLDGHEVAGIGQLPPDRHLPIAWTPYLASDDVDLTAETVRLCGGTLGVGPLDAAEDGRLAICSDPSGAVFGVWQPLARLGMTITGVPGAPAWNELVTFETAGVAKFYEAVFGYSEEAVASADVDYVTLRIGGRPVAGLHGVGDALPRDRGPHWMTYFEVADVDEAAGRLVDLGGHVLKPPRDSAHGRVAEVADPEGARFSLLQNPR
- a CDS encoding thymidine kinase, with translation MPELVFFSGTMDCGKSTLALQIEHNRSARGLVGMIFTRDDRAGEGKLSSRLGLVTDAVEVEDGQDLYGYLVDHLSQGGRADYVIADEAQFLAPEQIDQLARLVDDLGLEVYAFGITTDFRSKLFPGSQRLVELADRVEVLQVEALCWCGARATHNARTTGGEMVVEGEQVVVGDVDQADAVGYEVLCRRHHRRRMTAATARAAALSPDVLPVPSV